Genomic window (Deinococcus arcticus):
CGCGCAGGCCAGCGGATTGGCGGTGTAGGAATGCCCGTGGGCGAACGCCTGGGCAAAGGCGTCACCGTCAAAGGCGTGGTACAGCGCTTGCGTGGTGGCAGTCACGCCCATCGGCAGAAAGCCGCCGGTCAGGCCCTTACTCAGGCACATCAGGTCTGGGACTTCCTGCAGGTGGCGGGCCGCCCACAACTGTCCGGTCCGGCCAAACCCGGTCATCACCTCGTCGAAAATCACCAGGGCCCCCGCCCCCCGCACGCGCCGCATCACCTCGTCCACGAAGGCGGGGCGGGTCAGGCGCATCCCGGCGGCCCCCTGCAACAGCGGTTCCAGAATGATGGCCGCCACGTCCTCGCCCAGCGCGGCGTCCAGGGCCTGCAGGGCCGCCGCCTCCTTGGCCTCCACCGCCGGGTCTCCGGCCCAGGTGGCAGGGTAGGGCAGGAAGGTCACGTCAAAGAGCTTGTCCTGAAACGGCGCGTAAAAGCCGCTGCTGGCCCCGGCGCTCATGGCGCCGAAGGTGTCGCCGTGGTAGCCGCCTTCAAAGGCCAGCAGGCGGGTACGGGCCTCGCCCCGGTTGTGGGCGGCCTGCAGGGCCATTTTCAGGGCCACCTCCACGGCCGTCGAGCCATTGTCGGAATAGAAGAGGCGGTTCAGGTCGCCGGGCAGCTGTGCCGCCAGCCGCGCGGCCAGGGTGGCGGCAGGGGGGTGGGTAAAGCCCGCGAACATCACGTGTTCCAGCGCGTGCGCCTGCGCGGCAATCGCCCCGGCAATATGCGGATGGGCGTGGCCGTGCAGGTTCACCCACCACGAACTCACGAGGTCCAGCAGGCGGGTGCCGTCCGCCGTGTACAGGCTGGCCCCCTCGCCGCGCACGATCACGGTGGGGTCCGGGGCCGTGCGCGCCTGCGTGAAGGGGTGCCACACGTGCCGGGCGTCCAGCGCCAGGATGGGGTCAGTGGCCATGGGCCAGCTCCGGGGGGCCAAAGAGGGCGGCGGCCTGCGCGACCGTTTCCGGCGTCACCTCGCCCAGCAGGGGCAGGTCGGCCAGCACCGGCACGGCGCCGTGGCGCTCAATGGCCGCGCGGTTGTGCGGGGCGGGGGGGCCGATCAGGACCACGCCATGCACCTGCAGGCCCCGGTCCCGCAGCGCCCCCACGGTCAGGAGGGTGTGGTTGATGGTGCCCAGCGCGCTGCGCGCCGCCACGATCACCGGGGCGCCGTGCGCGGCCATCAGGTCCAGCATGGTTTCTTGCTCGTTCACCGGCACCAGCACCCCGCCCGCGCCCTCCACAATCAGGGGGCCCGCTGGCGCCGGGCGGCAGGCCAGCACCTCGGCCACCGAAACGCGCGTGCCTTCCAGCGTGGCGGCCCATTCGGGGGCAAAGGGGCCCGCGTACACCCGGGCGGGGGCAAAGACCTGATCCGGCCTCAACCCGGCCAGCCGGGCCACCTCGCGGGTGTCGTCGTCGCCGTCCTGCGCGCCGGTCTGCAGCGGTTTCCAGTAGGCGGCCCCCCAGGCGCGGCACAGCGCGGCGCTCAGCACCGTCTTGCCCACGCCGGTGTCGGTTCCGGTGACAAAGAAGGTGGTCACCGCGCGCCTCAGTCGCCCAGGGCGGGCACAGGCTGGGGCCGGGCGTTCAGGCGGTGGGGGCCAGCCGTGTCGGCGCGCAGGCCCAGGTCTTCCATCATGGCCCAGTCGGCGCCCGCCGCCTGCCCCTCTTCGGTCAGGTAGTTGCCCAGGAAAATGGAATTGGCCACCAGCAACGCCAGCGGCTGCAGGCTGCGCAGGTGCAGTTCGCGCCCGGCGCTGGCCCGCAGTTCGGCGCGGGGGTTGAGCAGCCGGAACAGCGACAGCACGCGCAGGCAATACCAGGGCGTGAAGTGCGCGGTGCTCTGGGCGCCGTCCAGGGCGGTGCCGTCAATGGGAATCAGGAAGTTCACCGGAATGGAGTCCGCGCCCCGGTCGCGCAGGGTCAGGGCCAGATCCACGATCTGCTCTGGGCGCTCGCCCATGCCGATAATCACGCCGCTGCAGGTGCTCATGCCCGCCTGCGCCGCGTGGGTCAGGGTTTCCACCCGGTCGGCGTAGGTGTGCGTGGAACAGATGTTGCCGTAGTGGTCTTCATGGGTATTGAGGTTGTGGTTGTAGGCGTCCACACCGGCCTCGCGCAGGGCCTGGGCCTTTTTCTGGCCTTCCTCGCCCAGCAGCAGGCCCATGCAGGCGCAGACCTCCAGGCCGGTTTCGGCCTTGATCAGCCGGGTGGCTTCACCCACCTGCTCCACCTCGCTCCAGGTGCCGCCGCGCCCGGCCAGCACAATGCAGTAACGCTGGGCACCGGCCGCCTGGGCTTTTCTGGCTTCCTCCAGCATCTCGCGCGGGTGCAGCACCCGGTAGCGGGGAATCCCGGTGTCCGCCCCCTTGGCCTGCGAGCAGTAATGGCAGTCCTCGGCGCAGATGCCGCTCTTGGCGTTCAGCAGCACGTTCACCTTCACGCGGTCGCCAAACGCTTCGCGGCGCACGCGCCACGCGGCGTCCACCACACGCAGGGTGTCGTGGTCGGGCAGGTTCAGCAGGTCCAGGCCCTCGCTGGGGGAAAGCCGTTCGCCGCGCAGCACGCGGTCGGCCAGGGTATCAAGGTTCAACATTCGTTCAGCAGTGTAGGCCAGCGGCTGAACGAAACCGGGCGAGGCTGAACCGGGTGCAATACGGACTGCCGTTCATTTCCGTACCATCCGGGAAGAAGGGGGATGTTCCCCGCCTTCGGCGCTGTTCCAGCCCAATTCCCGGAAATCCGCTTTCTTTCCTGCTCTGCTCCGCAGCTCTGCGAGTCCCTCTGGTCGGAAAAGTTCCGGAACGTGTTACGGAACTTTTCCGAACCCGTATAAGGGGCCGGCAGGTGCGGCCACGCGCCGGCCACGCCTCTCCTACACTGCCCCCATGTCCAGCCCCGCTTCTGCCCTGCCCCTGCTGCGGCGCCGGCTGGTGGCCGCGCTGTTGACGGTGGCCGCCGGCTTTCTGCTGAACCTCTCGGTGTTTCAGCTCATCGAAAACACCCATCTGGTAGACCGCGCGCCCTTCACCTCGGGCTACCGGGTGGACCTGCTGGATCTGGCGCTGTGCGCTGTGGCCCTGGGGCTGGCGCTGTGGGCCCGGGGGCAGTTTCTGAAAGCGGCCGGCACCGCCCGCCTGCCGCGCGACGAGCACCTGCTGTGGCTGGGCACCCTGGTCCTCGTGGCAGGGAAGCTGCTCACGGCGGTATGGGTGCGCTTTCCGCTGTAGGGGTGCCTCTCCCCTATCCTGAGCGCCATGAGTGCCCCAGACCTCCAGGCTGATCAGCGCATTCCCGTGGTGGTGGTGGGCGGCTTTCTGGGCGCCGGCAAGACCACGCTGGTCAACCACCTGATCCGCAGCCTGCCCCACCGCCTGGGCGTGATCGTGAACGAGTTCGGCGCGGCGGGCGTGGACGGCAGCCTGATTGAGCGGCTGCAGGACGACGTGACCGAACTGACGGCCGGCTGCCTGTGCTGCACCGGGCGCGACGACCTGCTGCGCGCCCTGGTGACCATCGCCATGCGCGAGCACAAGCCTGACGCCGTGGTGGTTGAACTCTCCGGCGTGGCCGACCCCACCCCGGTCCTGACCACACTGCTGGAACGCTCGGTGCGCGCGGCCTTTCGCGTGACCACGCTGGTGGCGGTGGTGGACGCCCGATTCGCCCTGCAGACCCTGCGCGAGCACCCCGAGGCCGCGCGCCAGCTGGCCTACGCGAACGTGGTGGTGCTGAACAAAACCGATCTGGCCGACCCCGGGCGGCTGGCCCACGCCGAGGGCGTCCTGCGCGGGGTCAACCCCCTGGCCGACATGAAAAAGGTGGAGCAGGGGCAGGTGGACGCCGCCGCCCTGATCGCCCGCGACGACTTCGATCCGCGCGTGCTGACCGGGGTGGATGAGAAGGCCGCGCACACCCCGGGCCTGAAGTCGTTCACCCTGCACGCGGAGCGGCCGCTGGACCCCTACGCGTGGCAGCGCTTCATGACGGACTTTCTGCTCTCGCGCCCCGCCGAGGTGCTGCGCGCCAAGGGCTTTCTGGACCTGCACGGCTACCCGCAGCGCATCCTGTTTCAGGCGGTGCGCGACCTGTTCACCGCCGATGCCTGGGCGGCCGGCGACGGCACGTCCGAACTGGTGGTTATTGGCCGGGGCCTGGACCGCGCCGAGTTTGAGGCCGGG
Coding sequences:
- the bioA gene encoding adenosylmethionine--8-amino-7-oxononanoate transaminase, yielding MATDPILALDARHVWHPFTQARTAPDPTVIVRGEGASLYTADGTRLLDLVSSWWVNLHGHAHPHIAGAIAAQAHALEHVMFAGFTHPPAATLAARLAAQLPGDLNRLFYSDNGSTAVEVALKMALQAAHNRGEARTRLLAFEGGYHGDTFGAMSAGASSGFYAPFQDKLFDVTFLPYPATWAGDPAVEAKEAAALQALDAALGEDVAAIILEPLLQGAAGMRLTRPAFVDEVMRRVRGAGALVIFDEVMTGFGRTGQLWAARHLQEVPDLMCLSKGLTGGFLPMGVTATTQALYHAFDGDAFAQAFAHGHSYTANPLACAAALASLDLTLSPQTAGHWARIGAAHAAFMPELMAHPHIQQVRQCGTVLAAEIHGAGDYGGNTSLELRQFFAARGLLLRPLGNVVYLLPPYIVTNEELRRGHEALLAAATGFGRPPGRAAS
- the bioD gene encoding dethiobiotin synthase, whose product is MTTFFVTGTDTGVGKTVLSAALCRAWGAAYWKPLQTGAQDGDDDTREVARLAGLRPDQVFAPARVYAGPFAPEWAATLEGTRVSVAEVLACRPAPAGPLIVEGAGGVLVPVNEQETMLDLMAAHGAPVIVAARSALGTINHTLLTVGALRDRGLQVHGVVLIGPPAPHNRAAIERHGAVPVLADLPLLGEVTPETVAQAAALFGPPELAHGH
- the bioB gene encoding biotin synthase BioB, with the protein product MLNLDTLADRVLRGERLSPSEGLDLLNLPDHDTLRVVDAAWRVRREAFGDRVKVNVLLNAKSGICAEDCHYCSQAKGADTGIPRYRVLHPREMLEEARKAQAAGAQRYCIVLAGRGGTWSEVEQVGEATRLIKAETGLEVCACMGLLLGEEGQKKAQALREAGVDAYNHNLNTHEDHYGNICSTHTYADRVETLTHAAQAGMSTCSGVIIGMGERPEQIVDLALTLRDRGADSIPVNFLIPIDGTALDGAQSTAHFTPWYCLRVLSLFRLLNPRAELRASAGRELHLRSLQPLALLVANSIFLGNYLTEEGQAAGADWAMMEDLGLRADTAGPHRLNARPQPVPALGD
- a CDS encoding CobW family GTP-binding protein; the encoded protein is MSAPDLQADQRIPVVVVGGFLGAGKTTLVNHLIRSLPHRLGVIVNEFGAAGVDGSLIERLQDDVTELTAGCLCCTGRDDLLRALVTIAMREHKPDAVVVELSGVADPTPVLTTLLERSVRAAFRVTTLVAVVDARFALQTLREHPEAARQLAYANVVVLNKTDLADPGRLAHAEGVLRGVNPLADMKKVEQGQVDAAALIARDDFDPRVLTGVDEKAAHTPGLKSFTLHAERPLDPYAWQRFMTDFLLSRPAEVLRAKGFLDLHGYPQRILFQAVRDLFTADAWAAGDGTSELVVIGRGLDRAEFEAGWAACITPEPRDLSPD